The Episyrphus balteatus chromosome 3, idEpiBalt1.1, whole genome shotgun sequence genome segment aaagctaccaactttttttttactcaaaatggtGGTCCCAAAATGGCGATCAGAATAAGCATTTATAGAATCTTCTTTTGCGAAACTGtttataagctaaaaatttagctaattgatgaaaaacagatgttcgacttttgaattaggtacaactgttcatatttaatgaaaaaaaattcaaacattgttgaaacaaagttcaaaaagagtCAAAATAGTAAACCGCACTTTCGACCTTTTTTTTGtgctattttttgattttttgtttataaagctcaatttttgatatcttccttctttattttcataaaaaattgactattttgGCTTTATATAATTCCCAACTATGTTTAAAAGTAGatattaagaaagaaaaaaaatgaaaagataaaaaaactgTGCTAACttcaaaaggaaacaaaaaacagCACAAAAAAAAGGTCGAAAGTGCGGTTTACTATTTTGactctttttgaactttgtttcaacaatgtttgaattttttttcattaaatatgaacagttgtacctaattcaaaagtcgaacatctgtttttcatcaattagctaaatttttagcttataaaCAGTTTCGCAAAAGAAGATTCTATAAATGCTTATTCTGATCGCCATTTTGGGACCaccattttgagtaaaaaaaaagttggtagctttttcgtatatcttatacttatatatttcagtgttctaaatttcatgagttttcatcaagaaatggccgtgaaaatgatttttgaagccaaaaaagcaccaaaggcaccactgtgcggcaaAGAGATTAATAAATAGCCAAAGCGTAATTGACcgaaagatttttatatattcagcGACTTCACGGctttcactgattgtgtcaacttcatttttaattcttatttggtaaaaataataattttaaaaatagtttataaaaaggaaaaaaaatatcgcaaaaatatgatttttgccatttttgacaaaatttgaaaCACATGTGCCACCGAAGTCCTTAATCAATttgagccaatttttttttctgcttaatatttagctcacatgagagttttttaaagctataatgttcaaaaaataatatgttagggtggtaaatttttttttgtaaaaataccattttttaaaaattatttcatacttcagagccgatgcgcgaccggaagatatgaactgattttgattattttttaaacccttattagtcatcaccattcgcaacttttccgcgctattacgatttgaaattcgaaaaaaagtgtttttcggcCCACTCTACTATGCATTCTTGttacaaaattacaaatttatttttttgagatttttgaaaaaaattcaaggttaaccccttgccaaaaaaaattccatttttaaaaatttcttccaaatccatagAGTGACAAcgaaagaaaggtctctttaagctctattcataactgaaaactacaagttcttggaggtctggtgcCTGAGATATTTCAAACcaagcatttttttctttctttttttacattccaaagccgatatctttttatcaaaatctcaAGAGACAACAACGcacctaaaaattaaaaagatatcATAATGGGCAAGGTTTTAAACCTAATCCTTTCCAGGCAGTTCGTCGCTATAACCATAACTTCGAGAGGTCATGCTGCTACTTATCTTATCTGCTTATCATTACAAGAACAAGAACacttattatttataaaataaagctttatttcatttgaaatagaatacaaaaaaaaattaattaaatcaaatCCATTACTCCAACACAGAAGGAATGTCAAAAGCTCTGCGCACCGCTTCAAAATTCTTAATATTAAACACTCTACATCTTGGAACTTTGGCTCCTCCAAATGCCAAAGTATATGGATCTTCTGGACACTGTCTCATACAATGTAAAATACCCATATCGAAATCATGTTCATACACTTGGCTAATCAAGCTTTCATCGAATTTCCAAACTTTTAAAATTCCATCTGTTGATGTTGTCGTTAATAGATTCTTCTTCTCTGGATTAAAACAAATTCCCGAAATTTCTTCATTATGAGCTTTTGTCGACCAAAGGAATTCTGAAGGTTTTCTTCTATCAGCATAATGTAACTGACCATCACTTGTGCCCACTATAAAATTGTCCATATCTACTGGATTCCAAAGGACCTTTTCAACTTCTCCTCCGCGAACTTTCCATTTTAATAAACCTTCTTCTGGTGCTTCAGCATTTCGACAATCATACAACCGAATACGTCCATCAGCGCAACCTGTGAGCAAATTCTGAGCGTCAGTCGAGTGAAACTCAATTGATTGAACCTTTTCCTTGAAACTAGTGATAGTTGTATGAGGCTTGCCTTCGTCTAGATCCCATAGAATAACAGATTGATCTACAGATCCACTGgcaagaatatggggaaactgTTTGTTCCACGACAGATCCAATACAGCATCGGTGTGTCCAAAAGCAGCTTTGTTCTTCTTGCGATTGCCTTTGGAACCTAGTTTGAATGTAGGTTCAATTAGATCTTGAATGTCAAGATCCCAAATAGTGATGATGGGATCCATGAAGCCGACAGCGCAAAGATTGCCAGCTGTTTCACTGCCAGGGTCATGATTCAGCCATTCTATGCATAGAGGAAAGCTGGGAAGTATGAACTCATGATGAGTGTACAAAGACTCTTCTTCCTCATTGAAAATCCATACTTCTAAGGAAGCTGCATCATCGGCAACATGGCCAACGAGAAGAAGATTATCGGTTGGTTTGATGATTTCATCTTCAGCTTCTGAATCTTCGTCATCTTCAAGATCATGGTCTGGATCCACTTCGGCGATGTTTGCGATGTTAGCAAGTCGGACATCGCCTTCGTTATCATAGTTATCGAAATTGAATTCATCAGAGGTTAGAGCTGGAGCTTCTGATGGTTCGATGGTGTCCATTTCTGCATCTGAAGCAGAGTCGTCTTCATCGCCAGATGCATCACTCTCATCGGCACCAGCAATTTGAGATTTGGTTTCTTTGATCACTCTGGCTAGCTCTTCTTGGGTAAGAACAATTTTCTCGGGTCGTTCTTTGGCAATGCCTCGTTTGACGAAACATATCACTGGAACAAAATTGACGGTGGCTTCAGATTCAGTATTTATTTCTtcttccattttattttaaataaattttaaaggagTAAATAGAGAACGTGTGTGGCTCTAGGGCTAGATGTTTTAAAACAAACGTGCTTTtgttattttgacatttctaaAGAGGTGTCAGTTGAAACTGTCACTGTTCGGGCGTGAAATattgaggaattttttttatcagggATGGACTATCTTTGAAATAgtactaatgtcgttttcactactttttcgtgcaattttggaaATTATGTGCACGACGAAATTGTCAAGTGGAGTGTTCGTAATATATTAGatagtaaataaaataataattaaaacaatcttttaaatacacttttattgattttttcgaaactttattgatttttttataaataaatataattttcttcacaaaaaaaaaatttaaacaaccaCCCAAGAATTTGACAAGTAATCCGTTACTCCTTCAAAAATTTCGGgagtaaaggcttggccacactggagggtatgcggtagcggtacgggtagcggtgagggtacttgtatgaaaaaaattccaaactgacacatcaacgttcaggtgtggaatttttttagtacaagtaccctcaccgctacccgtaccgctaccgcataccctccagtgtggccaagcctttaaagaaTTCACTCCACTCccctttttcaataattttagaATGACTCCTTTTTGGGAGTGATTATATAGGAAGGAGTGatgacactttttgaattttgggaaatgatataaatttcatttggtGCTGAAAAATAGCAACTTCAACTAAAACCTGGTAGGgtcgagataaattttagctcccatacaaattatcgaaaaattttagccgagctaaaatggatcccatacaaattattatcaataacttgtgtgggaattttatctctgctaaaatttatctcgaacTGCGTTCCAGGCTTTATGGTAAAGAGCTGAACAGAATGGATGGTTCACGTACGTATGGGATAGGCCATAAGCTATCCAAGATACCTAACTTagtattagggtggtccaaaaaaacatttttttttcacatttcaaatcctatagcgcggaaaagttgcgaatggtgaagactaagaagggtctaaaaaataatcaaaatcggttaATATCTTCTGACTCCGGATCAGCCAGaaagcttgaaatttttttttagttgtatttttagaaaaaaagtttaccaccttaatattttatttttttttaatatataagcTTTATACAATTCTTTtatgagctaaatattaagtatTGTTCAAATGGGGTAAGGCAGAGGcggatttacaaattttcatgGTATAGGCTTTTCAGTTTTTGCCGCCCTTGccccttcatttttttatttatatctcgcTTCGAAAGCGTacctttcatacaaatttttcatgttataacaaattactcgaaaacggctataacgattttgatttaactttgaagacgtaatactcaaagcaatctcaaaaaagtcaaataacaaaaataaaattttcattttataaaactttaccctaaatgtcggctcttccccaacatcaaattttttttaaatttatgggccaaatactatttagtgccttaaaaaatgtcccttttttttaatttcatttttctagaagtacaaattagtagaaaaattATATGgatattgagttataaaattatcattatttactacaagtttgaaacccaaatttggatcgaattgtttacacatcacggtaacattgtggtttatGTTGGTAACgcattggtttttaatttttctgggatttaacttcataggagacttaCGTTGTTCCTATAGTTTAAAATAGAAATTTCAGAGAGCTTATATGATTTTAcagataaaactgaaatttccagtaaagtaacgcagttgtttggttttgatcactttgtGTTTAAATTGCCTGTCactgtcataaatatagaaatatcattccaaatatatcggtgcaaatgttattttttaatagattaAAGTATAGCCAAACCATTCTgtgtcaactaaaatatatgaaaatatatcaataaaaatgtccatatttttttttcaaaattcactgtccaaagggacaactttttaggcactaaatagtattttgccccttatatagagccagctcttaaaatctacaagtaaactaacatacacggttaaaaattctggagtattttttaatacttttcgggttacatataggtctacaccaaaaatatattgaaatttattacatgaaaaataataaaattttttagttaatacaaaatgtattaaaactttatatagttgtattaaaaaataattcagtttatattagaatttaatactgaatgcattaaatttcaagtattgtatattaaaatttaatgtttttatattaatatctaataagaattttattaaaaggtaATACaagatatttcaattcaataccaaatatatttaaagttaatacgATATATTCCTTTTCcaaaattcattactgaaaataaatatattaatcataaataaatataataattcacaaactgtggcatataaaatcttattgccgatcaaacttcatctgcaatgtatgcattcccaactaacatttcagcttcggttaaggtattacaaaagctacattttagcttcttttaaacattagtaaggttgttgggcatggaaaaaggagaacgttatacaagttttaccctctataagaagtttaaacgaagctttaccgaagctctacagaagctttgagatttgacagatagcttcggaagagcttgtatagctctttaatacatgtcttatcgaaataaaaaaaaactactacaaaaacaaaaaataattcttttttaaatggtttttatttgattttaaatcatgaattttatcttttaatctgaaattatattattattccattagtttttagtatatctattaataataattttaaaagtatataatttttttaccacacccaggaatcgaacttcgtatctgcttggtggcagtccaccactctacgcactcggccatcctcgtatattaattaatgaaatcaaaaacttaatcagttcaaatagcagaaatgtaaaaaaaaatgtctgagctaaattattcaatgtcaaaaccaaaaagtgtcccagctagattattcaatatcaaaaccaaaaaccaaatacttaacttggtaatttctgtaaatcttctataaattcattaagcaggcttttccgaaaacaagcttttttcgtttaagtttctttaacaatatttaaacaacttattagaagttgttaaacaagttcaaacttctataagaaattaaattctgaagcaagctcaatacaagctgtataaaaagtagatcctgcgagatctcaatttatagaagctgttgtgctagttgggttttgcttcgaaaaaatacaaagcgtcttcaaattagtacaaatctacaacttttaatttaattttttttttaaaaaggtacctcaaacatcgaattttttctattttaaaatggCTGCGGTTGTCGgttgattaaaattaaatattcttgtattacaatttaatgctttttattttatattgaaggttttgaatgaacaacaacaacttgtgtgtgttagtttttaataaattcctattatattttaatacaattatattaaaatgtaatacaattacctatattaaaatgtaatacaaaaatattaaaatctaatacagcggtGTTAAATTTCATGCAAGATTAGAATTTTACCCACGGAGgtcattttctaataatttttgtattacaagtagtaaacttaatacttaaaatattgaaattgaatacaaaaaagattaggtaataataattttaatattttcaaagtattaaaatataacattttttgtattgaaaattgatttaatacaagagctgttttaaaaaatactccagaatttttaaattttatttcaatgagttTGAGTTCCGCATTAAAATGATGGTTTGCACGAAAATCAGGAGTCACTTCGTTTAAACCACAGCTGTGCACAGGTTTGTTTTTAACGTCATGAAAATCCTGGGTAAAATCACAATGTCGCGTCATTAAAATCACTGGTTTCCCTGTAAAAAGGATCATTCCGAAAACATCCCGAATTACTTTGCAAAAATTACATAATCTCTACACTTTAAGAATGGGTCGCTGCTGtacgattgtgttttttttttgctaaaatcatCTTCTAATCACGTATTGCTTTGGCAAAATCTTCGGTAGCCGGGAAAAAATGATTTAAGGTGGTGAATGCATGATTCAACATCGGTTCAAGTTCTTCAAATTGACCACGTTTGAGATATTAGTTGCGGCAACCTGTTTGAAATAGagttaattataaaatgtatgtacaacTTAGGGAACCTAGAATTGCTAAATTTAATGTGCCATATTCATAGCTGTTTAACTTAAACTGGGGCTAatccaatgtattttaaatgggATAAACAGGAGTTTTTTAGTAATTctcgactttttaaaaaacacactctgcatttacatttgtacctacctacctatactttctttttatttaagcatGCGAGAAGTCTCGCACGGGTAAGCTAGTATTAAGTATTGTTCAAATGGGGTAAGGTCTTCCggcgttttgaaatttgtcgaaatatggcaaaattcgtatttttaaattattatttttaccaaagaAGCAAAAATGAAGTTGGCACAATCAGTTAAAGTCATGCACTCGCTGAAGATATAAAACATCTACCTATTGGTCAAGATCAAAAGGGCTTTGTCGATTTTTCATTCTATTCGCCGCACAGTTGTGCATTTGGTGCTTTATgacgtcaaaaatcatttgcacaACCATTTCTTAGCCAAAAGTCCTCCAActttcatttattaaaaatgttggttCCAGAATGGCGGACCGAATAAGCGTTAATagtctattttttaaattaatatgagagaaaatttaactaaattGATGCCAAAAAGATGTTCGCTCTTGAATTTATGTACAAATTATTAACATTCAAGTATCAAAGTAGGAAAACAaccttttaaacattttgtatgCTATTTCTTGAATTAAGTTAGCACATTTACTTCTTTatataaaattgattattttggaGTGCTGCCAATTAAGTTTTCATGAAAACAAATAGAGAAGATGTAAAAAAATGTgcttacttaaacaaaaaaatcaaaaaaatataaccacCAAGTCATATAGTCAATGACTATTAAAAATAGTAATTCcggttttaactattaaaacaGTTATATTTTCTCTGAGTGTAAAAGTTAAAAGCTGGTCAACTCTTCCGACTCCGGCTCCAATTCCAGTTCCGTTGCGTTATGTTCGTGCATTTTCATTTGCGTACATTAAATACTTTGACAGCTATTCTGGTTGCGAATCCGGCTCCGGCCGCGCTAGAAATTGCATTGATATTCCTGAAGGTACATTCCATTGAAAATCACTAGTAATATACGTATGAGTAATGCAGCTTACACTTATAATAAAAACAtcggtttaaattttgttatttatttttgatttgttttatttgtatttgcatTATTTTCGTCAATTATTAGTAAATTCATTATAATTTATACGAGTACGAATGAATGAGAGAGGTAAGCTTTTACACTCGATAGATGTGTGTATAcactaataattttaattattaatacATAATTACtgtaatataattaaatttaccacgttataatttttgtgaaatttaaattttttacttttaacgaccaaaaatacatttttgttttaatgttttactATATCAAATTTAGttgtaaaattatattttactaattatatgattgtttttaatatcaaatatttatatttttatttttttctctttgcttattgaattttatatttttttttttcacaaaataacTAATGGAAAACagctgatttttgtttaaatatttaaaaataaccataactaaaatcaatgaaaaacaattatttcTTACAATAAATAGGAGGTAAAGAGAAATGCTTTTTTCGTGCGAATACGAATttaacgatgattttttgttttataaaaaggaacaattttttaataacaaattgtAATAAAAGAAGATTTTAAACTATATATCGTGTGGTGGGGTAtggaaaagttaaaatttagatATAAACAAATAAGAGATATCAAATCGGACTTGAAGTATGGTGATGGTACTGTGAAGTAATATATAATCCGTCAAGTAGTGAACCTAGTCAAATTAGTAACGCTCTAACACGGCCGAAATCCGTTATTGCCAAATAAAAAACGATCTATGTATGTTTGATGCTCCGACCAATTAGTTCAAATATGAACGTAATCTTTTCAAGAGATCCTAATTTCTAAGttttaaacattattttcttgAGATAAGTAGGTAATCCTTGTTTGTGTTCCCTCACTTTACTGCCCAACAATTAAGTAACGCAATAACTTTGtgctcttattattttttttatcaaatcacaAACAAATTTAGGAGGGCTAAATGGCTATCTTTACATATCAGTGGTGTTTGGTATAAACAtgataactgttttttttttaactcatatcAAGATTACTGACATTGTTTGCCTATATTTTCCctattttttacatttagaGGTGACTATGACTATAactattttattaaatacattCAAAAGCTAttaaacaacattttaataaacattTAGAGTCCTTAAAAATACCCATTTTGGCAGTTATCATGTTTATACCAATAAACACTGATATTTGCCCGTTTAAATTCCACTACTTT includes the following:
- the LOC129914767 gene encoding periodic tryptophan protein 1 homolog; translation: MEEEINTESEATVNFVPVICFVKRGIAKERPEKIVLTQEELARVIKETKSQIAGADESDASGDEDDSASDAEMDTIEPSEAPALTSDEFNFDNYDNEGDVRLANIANIAEVDPDHDLEDDEDSEAEDEIIKPTDNLLLVGHVADDAASLEVWIFNEEEESLYTHHEFILPSFPLCIEWLNHDPGSETAGNLCAVGFMDPIITIWDLDIQDLIEPTFKLGSKGNRKKNKAAFGHTDAVLDLSWNKQFPHILASGSVDQSVILWDLDEGKPHTTITSFKEKVQSIEFHSTDAQNLLTGCADGRIRLYDCRNAEAPEEGLLKWKVRGGEVEKVLWNPVDMDNFIVGTSDGQLHYADRRKPSEFLWSTKAHNEEISGICFNPEKKNLLTTTSTDGILKVWKFDESLISQVYEHDFDMGILHCMRQCPEDPYTLAFGGAKVPRCRVFNIKNFEAVRRAFDIPSVLE